From Sinorhizobium fredii:
GACTGAACGGTAATGTGTTGGCGATCTCCCAGACGCAATCCTGGATTGCCCATAGCGGTATGGGCTGTGACATCGATCTCGTCTATCTGCCGGATCCCTCCAGAAGGATCCGGTTTCACGCTGCCTACGACCGGTTTGGCGGCCATAACGCTTTGGCGCTCTCTTTTCTCGACGACAGCCATCTCTTCGTTGCTTGTGCAGATGGCAGTTTCGCCGTTTGGGAGATATTAGCGCCAGCGACCGGAGAGCCGCCATCGGCGGAGATTTCGAAGCGGATCAATCCGAAAATCGAATTTGAGCGACGCGACAAGCTGTCGTTTCTCGCCCAAGGAAGAACACTTGCTTTTGCCAATACTGTCGGGGGACCAAAACGGATGGATGTCGATCCTCCGCCTCCAAATACGCGATTGCTCGACACGACATCAGGGCGCGATGTAATCGTCGCCGGACGGATATATGCCGTCAACCCGTATGACGGAACCATACTAACGGTCCAAAATCTCCAGACAGAAGGCGATCCCCCGGCAGAGCAATTGACGCGTTGGTCAGCCGATGGGCCGACAAAACTCTCGACCGTGATAAAAGAACTCTATCCGCCGGCCAGCATTGCCTATCTGGCTGGCGGCGGCAACCTGCTTTACGCCACCATTTACGGCCCACTCTACCAGTTGAGCGCCGACACATTCGAGACCGAGACCGTATATGTTCCAGAATCGCGGTGGCACACGACCTGTCTTGTGCCGCATCCGACCTCAGATCTCTTTATCCAATGCAACGAATATGGCGTAAGGGTTTTCCGATCTGACCAACCGTTACCAATCGCCGAGTTCCATGAGGATCAGTATGTCGAAGACGCGGTCTTCGATACCGACGGCACATCCATTTTGTATGCGGCGCGTGGGGGAGTTTGGCGCTTCGACTTCGAAAGCGCCGGAAAACCGGAGCTTGTGATCCCCGTTACTGAATGGCGGCCTGACCCCGTGCCGCAAGTCGTCCGCGCAATTGCGATCTCTCCCGTGGATGGGAGCATTGTCCTTGGCGTGGAAAGCGGAAAGGTCCTCGTCGTACCGCGGGAGGGGACTGTTTTCGGCACGCCTCGACGTATCTTGGGATCCTACGAGGATGTGCGTCGCGTGACATTCAGTCCAGACAGGAAGTTTTTGCTGGTGGCAAGTTTAGGCATCGACATATTCGATGCGGCAAGCCTTGAACTCAAACTCTCCCTGTTCGAGGCATCGGACGGGAGTTGGATCGCGGTCCACCCGACCGGCCGCTTCGATACCAATAATTTCGACATTCTCGGCGATTTTCGTTGGCGGCTTGATACAATGGACATGCGACGAGCGGCTTCTTTCGAAGCATTGATGGAACCATATTTCACGCCGGGCTTAATCGGCGCTGTGTTGAAGGGAGAAGCGCTCGGCAAAATCGATGAGGGGCCGCTGATCGAAGCCCCACCAGCCGTGTCCATTGATAGAGTGGAACTGCTGGATGCGGGGCGTGCAGCCGTCACCGTGGTGACGAGACCTGGATCTCGGCGGCCCGCCTTCGACCTGAAGCTGTTTCGCGATGGTCAACTCGTTGGCGCCACGGCGGGCGACATCAGTAAATCGGGCACGGCAAACACCAAGCCGGACGGGGCGATCGAAATGACCTACAGCGTAATGCTGCCGAAAGACCCTGCGGTGTCGAAAACTGTCTTTACCGCCTACGCTTTTAATGCGACAGGCCGCCGGTCTGCGCCGTCGGCACCTTTCGCCTTTACCCTTCCACATCCGGCCGGGCAGGGCGTGACGCGGACCATGTATGTCATCGCCGTCGGCGTCAATGCGAACGACAACCCCGCGCTGGTCCTGAGCCATGCGGTGGCAAGTTCGGAGGCATTTTTGAATGGTCTGGGCAATGCAATCGACCATGAAGGCATGCACTACCAACT
This genomic window contains:
- a CDS encoding WD40 repeat domain-containing protein yields the protein MVAAVRYILLMFVLLVPKGVNAGDVGRLMIPFGHSDPVRTAAVSADRRWLVTGGDDGIILVWDLAMGQPVARYPEHETAINHAAVSRDGSLIFSTQEIRRAELLHSATGEVLAKFVTEPAWVESAAISSDGAKIALTLSNADGSFEVVIVEANSQKVLAHSRRYNRRPRDLRFFAGDQKLFGYVEDTAVINWETDKLAEIGRDAMGAFGLATFDEANDLQVKLTGPGRGKLVLSIFDANLAPVQPAIDLPGIDGLNGNVLAISQTQSWIAHSGMGCDIDLVYLPDPSRRIRFHAAYDRFGGHNALALSFLDDSHLFVACADGSFAVWEILAPATGEPPSAEISKRINPKIEFERRDKLSFLAQGRTLAFANTVGGPKRMDVDPPPPNTRLLDTTSGRDVIVAGRIYAVNPYDGTILTVQNLQTEGDPPAEQLTRWSADGPTKLSTVIKELYPPASIAYLAGGGNLLYATIYGPLYQLSADTFETETVYVPESRWHTTCLVPHPTSDLFIQCNEYGVRVFRSDQPLPIAEFHEDQYVEDAVFDTDGTSILYAARGGVWRFDFESAGKPELVIPVTEWRPDPVPQVVRAIAISPVDGSIVLGVESGKVLVVPREGTVFGTPRRILGSYEDVRRVTFSPDRKFLLVASLGIDIFDAASLELKLSLFEASDGSWIAVHPTGRFDTNNFDILGDFRWRLDTMDMRRAASFEALMEPYFTPGLIGAVLKGEALGKIDEGPLIEAPPAVSIDRVELLDAGRAAVTVVTRPGSRRPAFDLKLFRDGQLVGATAGDISKSGTANTKPDGAIEMTYSVMLPKDPAVSKTVFTAYAFNATGRRSAPSAPFAFTLPHPAGQGVTRTMYVIAVGVNANDNPALVLSHAVASSEAFLNGLGNAIDHEGMHYQLVKVPIVARSPGRLVPGEHRPPVLPADKKIILGVLDLLAGRTVNTEGWPRNIVESLKPAGPDDAVVLYIAAHGVEQGNVFQIMPQDTDPAYDIAGDQPCKCAITDTELTTSFAALDARHLILVLDTCSSASAVVAEGRKLGPFNGSRLGQLIYDKQMIVLVSSEPSKQATALGKTYLTRAIVDHALTSRGLWTYPSHSTLKDLLDYVELILPGIDNGVSSETERAQFYRLSKSIEDRAREITLVQPAEGAASVGMSSGGAGENEKP